One genomic region from Stackebrandtia nassauensis DSM 44728 encodes:
- the mycP gene encoding type VII secretion-associated serine protease mycosin, with amino-acid sequence MDVGRVDALTKGEGVTVAVLDSGVSDKHRVLKGKVTAGGDYTEDRKGAGCDLIGHGTVIAGVIAGRPDPEGQFRGMAPEAELLSIRVRPDAEKTPGDGFSDVLAKAIDEAVDAKVDIINLSVATAPSAKLEAAVERAHDKGVLLVAAAGNQNGDGGRNEPVYPAAYGDGDRTDVSVLAVANLDTSGQPAEQSNTGSYVDVAAPGVDIIGPSPNSETEYSKGDSGTSYATPFVTGTAALVMARFPDLSPAEVAERITKTAEHPAGEDGRNDAVGHGMVDPYRAVTADLEKNTPHAQAPPPRPAWPGDTEYFARNAAGVMLLAAVVLVVAVAAGRSLIPRIRRNRELADRS; translated from the coding sequence ATGGACGTCGGCCGCGTCGACGCATTGACGAAGGGCGAAGGCGTCACGGTCGCCGTCCTCGATTCGGGGGTATCCGACAAACACCGGGTGTTGAAGGGGAAAGTCACCGCCGGCGGCGATTACACCGAGGACCGCAAGGGCGCGGGCTGCGATCTGATCGGGCACGGCACCGTCATCGCCGGGGTCATCGCGGGCCGTCCGGATCCGGAGGGGCAGTTCCGCGGCATGGCCCCCGAGGCGGAGCTGCTGTCGATCCGGGTGCGGCCCGACGCCGAGAAGACCCCGGGCGACGGCTTCAGCGACGTCCTCGCCAAGGCCATCGACGAGGCCGTCGACGCGAAGGTGGACATCATCAACCTGTCGGTGGCCACCGCGCCCAGCGCGAAACTGGAGGCGGCGGTGGAACGGGCCCACGACAAGGGGGTCCTGCTGGTGGCCGCGGCGGGCAACCAGAACGGCGACGGCGGCCGCAACGAACCGGTGTACCCGGCCGCCTACGGCGACGGCGACCGCACCGACGTGTCGGTGCTGGCGGTGGCGAACCTCGACACCAGCGGACAGCCCGCCGAGCAGTCGAACACGGGCTCCTACGTCGACGTGGCCGCCCCGGGGGTGGACATCATCGGGCCCAGCCCCAACAGCGAGACCGAGTACAGCAAGGGCGACAGCGGAACCAGCTACGCCACCCCGTTCGTCACCGGCACCGCGGCGCTGGTCATGGCCCGGTTCCCCGACCTGTCCCCCGCCGAGGTGGCCGAGCGGATCACCAAGACCGCCGAGCACCCGGCGGGCGAGGACGGCCGCAACGACGCGGTCGGCCACGGCATGGTCGACCCGTACCGGGCCGTCACCGCCGACCTGGAGAAGAACACGCCGCACGCCCAGGCTCCGCCGCCGCGACCGGCCTGGCCCGGCGACACCGAGTACTTCGCGCGCAACGCCGCCGGGGTGATGCTGCTGGCCGCCGTGGTCCTGGTGGTGGCCGTGGCCGCCGGACGCTCGCTGATCCCGCGGATCCGGCGCAACCGGGAGCTCGCCGACCGGTCGTGA